Proteins encoded within one genomic window of Labrys wisconsinensis:
- a CDS encoding GntR family transcriptional regulator yields MSEAIATAQSVTGGQAAPSGPRGGVRRLTTAAAIHAELREGIVSMRLLPGAALQEKRLTQHFAVSRTPLREALIRLAEEGLVDIFPQSGTFVSRIPVAAIPEAVVIRQALEDTTIARAAAGAGPAELARLDAILSWQRHLAEAGDQRAFHEADESFHETIAAIAGYPGIWRLLTQVKTQIDRARRLTLPVPGRMAHVVGDHAVIRDAIAAHDVEAARAAMRHHLSAVIPDVETLRLQHPDYFA; encoded by the coding sequence ATGAGCGAGGCGATCGCGACGGCGCAGAGCGTGACGGGCGGGCAGGCGGCGCCATCCGGACCGCGCGGCGGGGTGCGCCGCCTCACCACGGCCGCGGCGATCCATGCGGAGCTGCGCGAAGGGATCGTCTCGATGCGCCTGCTGCCGGGCGCGGCGCTGCAGGAGAAGCGGCTGACCCAGCACTTCGCCGTCAGCCGCACGCCGCTGCGCGAAGCCCTGATCCGTTTGGCCGAGGAGGGCCTGGTCGACATCTTTCCGCAGTCCGGCACGTTCGTGTCGCGCATTCCGGTCGCCGCCATCCCGGAGGCCGTGGTCATCCGCCAGGCGCTGGAGGACACCACGATCGCCCGCGCCGCGGCCGGCGCCGGTCCGGCCGAGCTCGCGCGCCTCGACGCCATCCTGTCCTGGCAGCGCCACCTCGCCGAGGCCGGCGACCAGCGGGCCTTCCACGAAGCCGACGAATCCTTCCACGAGACCATCGCCGCCATTGCCGGCTACCCCGGCATCTGGCGGCTCCTGACGCAGGTCAAGACCCAGATCGACCGTGCCCGGCGCCTCACGCTGCCCGTGCCCGGCCGCATGGCGCATGTCGTCGGAGACCATGCCGTGATCCGCGATGCGATCGCCGCGCATGACGTCGAGGCCGCGCGTGCGGCGATGCGGCATCATCTCAGCGCCGTGATCCCGGACGTCGAGACCCTGCGCCTGCAGCATCCCGACTATTTCGCCTGA
- a CDS encoding 2Fe-2S iron-sulfur cluster-binding protein, whose product MRNSVLLSKLRLVSGLVLMTFVAGHLVNAALGLVSLQTMEDWRVVLMRPWLTLPGQVLLYGALVVHAGLGILSILRRPRLTLTRKDFAQIAFGLLIPALLAAHLLATRVAGLLADFQPGYSWILTVYWKWAPNYGLQQVFLVAVVWAHGCIGMLSWLNLRPWWPRIAAFAYPPVFALPILALLGFVHAGDEVLARLSNDAAFKAMVHEAAQKGAPVAPTLLAWQHGLLVAYALVVAVTLAPGAWRVLRSRFAAATAASIRYVDGPIVTAAVGSTLLDASRRHHVPHSAVCSGHARCGTCRVRITAPPGVLSPPSADEMHLLRHLHAGDAVRLACRATILRPVSFTLERLVPVEIADAAARGEALPSGGTEAVS is encoded by the coding sequence ATGCGGAACAGCGTTCTCCTGTCGAAGCTGCGACTGGTCAGCGGCCTGGTGCTGATGACCTTCGTCGCCGGGCATCTCGTCAACGCCGCGCTCGGCCTGGTCTCGCTGCAGACCATGGAGGACTGGCGCGTCGTGCTGATGCGGCCCTGGCTCACCCTGCCCGGCCAGGTGCTGCTCTATGGCGCGCTCGTCGTGCATGCCGGCCTCGGCATCCTCTCGATCCTGCGCCGCCCGCGCCTCACCCTCACCCGCAAGGACTTCGCGCAGATCGCCTTCGGGCTGCTGATCCCGGCTCTGCTGGCGGCGCACCTGCTGGCGACGCGGGTCGCCGGCCTGCTCGCCGATTTCCAGCCGGGCTACTCCTGGATCCTCACCGTCTACTGGAAATGGGCGCCTAATTACGGCTTGCAGCAGGTCTTCCTGGTGGCGGTGGTCTGGGCGCACGGCTGCATCGGCATGCTGTCCTGGCTGAACCTCAGGCCCTGGTGGCCGCGGATCGCCGCCTTCGCCTATCCCCCGGTCTTCGCCCTGCCGATCCTGGCCCTGCTCGGCTTCGTGCATGCCGGTGACGAGGTGCTGGCCCGGCTGAGCAACGATGCCGCCTTCAAGGCCATGGTGCACGAGGCGGCGCAGAAGGGCGCACCGGTGGCGCCAACGCTGCTGGCCTGGCAGCACGGCCTCCTCGTCGCCTATGCGCTGGTGGTGGCCGTCACCCTCGCGCCTGGGGCCTGGCGCGTGCTGCGGTCCCGGTTCGCCGCGGCCACGGCGGCGTCGATCCGCTATGTCGACGGCCCGATCGTGACGGCAGCGGTGGGATCGACCCTGCTGGACGCCAGCCGCCGCCATCATGTGCCGCATTCGGCGGTGTGCTCGGGCCATGCGCGCTGCGGCACATGCCGGGTGCGGATCACGGCGCCGCCGGGTGTGCTGTCGCCCCCTTCCGCCGACGAGATGCACCTGCTGCGGCATCTGCATGCCGGCGACGCAGTGCGCCTCGCCTGCCGGGCGACCATTCTGCGGCCGGTGTCCTTCACATTGGAGCGGCTGGTGCCGGTGGAGATCGCCGACGCCGCCGCGCGCGGCGAAGCCCTGCCCTCCGGCGGAACAGAGGCCGTCTCGTGA
- a CDS encoding SDR family NAD(P)-dependent oxidoreductase, with product MRPSPKPATPQDGIVWITGASSGIGRAVAMAHARRGWTVAVTARREGELARLSQEAAAAGGRIVAHPGDVTDAAGMAATVAAIELAHGPIARALFNAGLYIPVRAATLDAAAYARSFEVNVIGVANGLAAALPGMLARRCGQVAITASVAGYGGLPTASAYGGSKAALINMAAGLKPDLDPAGVLIQVICPGFVRTGLTAGGAFPKPFLMNADRAALRILAGLETTRFEIAFPRRMALMVKAANLLPYRAYFALLARGAGRLRG from the coding sequence ATGAGGCCTTCGCCGAAGCCGGCCACGCCGCAGGACGGCATCGTCTGGATCACCGGAGCGAGCTCCGGCATCGGCCGGGCCGTGGCCATGGCGCATGCGCGCCGCGGCTGGACGGTCGCGGTGACCGCCCGGCGCGAGGGCGAGCTGGCACGCCTGTCGCAGGAAGCCGCGGCTGCCGGCGGCCGCATCGTCGCCCATCCCGGCGACGTCACCGACGCCGCCGGGATGGCGGCGACCGTGGCGGCGATCGAGCTGGCGCACGGTCCGATCGCCCGGGCCCTGTTCAATGCCGGGCTCTACATTCCGGTGCGGGCCGCGACGCTGGATGCCGCGGCCTATGCCCGCAGCTTCGAGGTCAACGTCATCGGCGTCGCCAACGGCCTTGCCGCCGCGCTGCCGGGGATGCTGGCACGCCGGTGCGGCCAGGTGGCCATCACGGCCTCGGTAGCCGGCTATGGCGGCCTGCCGACCGCCTCGGCCTATGGCGGCAGCAAGGCGGCCCTGATCAACATGGCGGCCGGGCTCAAGCCGGATCTCGACCCGGCCGGCGTGCTGATCCAGGTGATCTGCCCGGGCTTCGTCAGGACGGGCCTGACCGCGGGCGGCGCCTTTCCCAAGCCGTTCCTGATGAACGCCGACCGGGCTGCGCTGCGCATCCTGGCCGGGCTGGAGACGACACGGTTCGAGATCGCCTTTCCCCGGCGCATGGCGCTGATGGTCAAGGCCGCCAACCTGCTGCCCTATCGTGCCTATTTCGCTCTTCTCGCCCGCGGGGCAGGGCGCCTGCGCGGATAG
- a CDS encoding extracellular solute-binding protein, with product MTITRRSFVGGVAGLAGLAASRNNALAGLALPASPVTISIVDVAGNLALTQDAIERYRAAKPNVVERFVFSKAPAPELPGKIKAQQDAGRSDIDLVLTGTDVLSAGLEQGLWIDLKPHAGALPKLDEIYLPQAAKMQAIAKDHGVCVSYYPSGPLIEYMPDRVKTPPASTQELLDWARQNKGKLIYARPANSGPGRTWLMGLPYLLGDSDPRDPVNGWAKTWDYLKALGETIEYYPAGTAATMKEFGEGTRDIVISTTGWDINPRVLGTVPQEAEVGTLKGFHWVTDAHYMVVPKGIPEERLAVLLDLMSFLLQKEQQAFAFDKGYFYPGPAVKDVTIDMAPQESQDAIKEFGRPQYEKWIAEAPLEVPLETKPMVAAFKLWDERIGAGKG from the coding sequence ATGACCATCACACGCAGAAGCTTCGTCGGCGGTGTCGCCGGCCTCGCCGGGCTGGCTGCCTCGCGCAACAACGCCCTCGCCGGCCTCGCCCTGCCGGCGAGTCCCGTGACCATCTCGATCGTCGACGTCGCCGGCAACCTCGCCCTGACCCAGGACGCGATCGAGCGCTACCGGGCGGCCAAGCCCAATGTCGTCGAGCGCTTCGTCTTCTCCAAGGCGCCGGCGCCGGAGCTGCCGGGCAAGATCAAGGCCCAGCAGGATGCCGGCCGCAGCGATATCGACCTGGTGCTGACCGGCACCGACGTCTTGTCGGCCGGCCTGGAGCAGGGTCTGTGGATCGACCTCAAGCCGCATGCCGGCGCCCTGCCCAAGCTCGACGAGATCTACCTGCCGCAGGCGGCGAAGATGCAGGCCATCGCCAAGGACCACGGCGTCTGCGTCAGCTATTATCCCTCCGGCCCGCTGATCGAATACATGCCGGACCGGGTCAAGACGCCGCCGGCCTCGACCCAGGAGCTGCTCGACTGGGCCAGGCAGAACAAGGGTAAGCTGATCTACGCCCGGCCGGCCAATTCGGGGCCGGGCCGCACCTGGCTGATGGGCCTGCCCTATCTCCTCGGCGACAGCGATCCGCGCGATCCCGTCAACGGCTGGGCCAAGACCTGGGATTACCTCAAGGCGCTGGGCGAGACGATCGAATATTATCCCGCCGGCACGGCGGCGACGATGAAGGAATTCGGCGAGGGCACGCGCGACATCGTCATCTCCACCACCGGCTGGGACATCAACCCCCGGGTGCTCGGCACCGTGCCGCAGGAGGCCGAGGTCGGCACGCTGAAGGGCTTCCACTGGGTGACCGACGCCCACTACATGGTGGTGCCCAAGGGCATTCCCGAGGAGAGGCTCGCGGTGCTGCTCGACCTCATGAGCTTCCTGCTGCAGAAGGAGCAACAGGCCTTTGCCTTCGACAAGGGCTATTTCTACCCCGGCCCGGCGGTGAAGGACGTCACCATCGACATGGCGCCGCAGGAGAGCCAGGACGCCATCAAGGAGTTCGGCCGCCCGCAATACGAAAAATGGATCGCGGAGGCGCCGCTGGAGGTGCCGCTCGAGACGAAGCCGATGGTCGCCGCCTTCAAGCTGTGGGACGAGCGCATCGGCGCCGGCAAGGGGTGA
- a CDS encoding sensor domain-containing diguanylate cyclase, giving the protein MPSPDDATATTPDDRDDANMFDLAPVSLWVEDYSGLKRLLDEWRAAGVTDLRGHLLADPTRIKACADRIRVLKVNRRTLSLFEARDFDHLVADLGTVFRDDMLMTHLDELVQLWEGRCEFSSHTVNYTLTGRRLDIQLKGSVLPGHEETWSRVLVAVEDVTERETARRRLAAAEAYARGLFHHSPVSLWVEDFSAIKRLMDDLRERGIVDFRTFTDVHPEFVARCMSEIRVVDVNRHTLDLFCAADKDGLLLRLRDVFRDGMQQHFREQLIDLWQGRLFQQREVINYSLAGDELHLHLQFSVFPGHERDWALVQVALTDITARKKAEAYLEYLGKHDVLTKLYNRSFYVDELNRLERKGSSPITIIMADLNGLKAANDQLGHAAGDEMLRRAGEILGKLVDKPGHAARIGGDEFAILLPAVDERGAELVMEDIEQLVELNNQFYTGTPLSFALGAATSLPGERLEQVIKRADARMYEAKRAYYADDAHDRRRSLAAE; this is encoded by the coding sequence ATGCCCTCTCCGGACGATGCGACCGCCACGACGCCGGACGACCGCGACGACGCCAACATGTTCGACCTGGCGCCCGTCTCCCTGTGGGTCGAGGACTATAGTGGCCTCAAGCGCCTGCTCGATGAGTGGCGGGCGGCCGGCGTCACCGACCTGCGTGGCCATCTCCTTGCCGATCCCACGCGCATCAAGGCCTGCGCCGACCGCATCCGCGTCCTCAAGGTCAATCGCAGGACCCTGTCGCTGTTCGAGGCCAGGGATTTCGATCATCTCGTCGCCGATCTCGGCACGGTGTTCCGCGACGACATGCTGATGACCCATCTCGACGAGCTGGTGCAGCTGTGGGAGGGGCGGTGCGAATTCTCCAGCCACACCGTCAACTACACGCTCACCGGCCGCCGCCTCGACATCCAGCTCAAGGGCAGCGTGCTGCCGGGCCATGAGGAGACCTGGTCGCGCGTGCTCGTCGCGGTCGAGGACGTCACCGAGCGTGAGACGGCCCGCCGCCGGCTCGCCGCCGCCGAGGCCTATGCCCGCGGCCTGTTCCACCATTCGCCGGTGTCGCTGTGGGTCGAGGATTTCAGCGCCATCAAACGCCTGATGGACGATCTGCGTGAGCGCGGCATCGTCGATTTCCGCACCTTCACCGACGTGCATCCCGAGTTCGTCGCCCGCTGCATGAGCGAGATCCGCGTGGTCGACGTCAACCGCCACACGCTCGACCTGTTCTGCGCCGCCGACAAGGACGGGCTGCTCCTGCGTCTGCGCGACGTCTTCCGGGACGGCATGCAGCAGCATTTCCGTGAGCAGCTGATCGATCTGTGGCAGGGCAGGCTGTTCCAGCAGCGCGAGGTGATCAACTATTCCCTGGCCGGCGACGAGCTGCATCTCCACCTGCAGTTCTCGGTCTTTCCCGGCCACGAGCGGGACTGGGCCCTGGTGCAGGTGGCTCTCACCGACATCACCGCCCGCAAGAAGGCCGAGGCCTATCTGGAGTATCTCGGCAAGCACGACGTGCTGACCAAGCTCTATAACCGGTCCTTCTATGTCGACGAGCTCAACCGCCTGGAGCGCAAGGGCTCCTCGCCGATCACCATCATCATGGCCGACCTCAACGGGCTCAAGGCGGCCAATGACCAGCTCGGCCACGCCGCCGGCGACGAGATGCTGCGCCGGGCCGGCGAGATCCTGGGCAAGCTGGTGGACAAGCCGGGCCACGCCGCCCGCATCGGCGGCGACGAGTTCGCCATCCTGCTGCCCGCCGTCGATGAGCGGGGGGCGGAGCTGGTGATGGAGGACATCGAGCAGCTGGTCGAGCTCAACAACCAGTTCTACACCGGCACCCCGCTCAGCTTTGCGCTCGGCGCCGCCACCAGCCTCCCCGGCGAACGTCTGGAGCAGGTGATCAAGCGGGCGGATGCCCGCATGTACGAGGCCAAGCGCGCCTACTATGCCGACGACGCCCACGACCGCCGCCGCAGCCTCGCTGCCGAATAG
- the uxaC gene encoding glucuronate isomerase, translated as MALHPDRLLPTEPATRAIARRLYDAVAGLPILSPHGHTDPRWYATDEAFPDPATLFVKPDHYVFRMLHSQGVRLEDLGIPTRDGTRVETDGRRIWRIFARHWHLFRGTPTRLWFEHALEQMFGIEERLGEANADRIHDTIAEALAKPEFRPRALYDRFDIAAIATTDAALDDLAWHAEIRASGWHGRVIPTYRPDAVVDPARTDFRDNVERLLALCQAPATWEGYLDAHRVRRAHFRAHGATATDHGHPTARTAALDTASARALFERVLRPPVSAADAELFRAQMLTEMARMSLEDGLVMQIHPGSWRNHNPGLLDRFGPDMGADIPTPTDYVQALKPLLDIVGNDPHLTLILFTLDETAYGRELAPLAGHYPCLRLGPPWWFFDSPEGIRRFRELTTETAGFYNTVGFNDDTRAYLSIPARHDMARRADCAFLARLVADHRLDEDEAHEVAHALTHGLVKDAYRL; from the coding sequence ATGGCTCTCCATCCCGACAGGCTGCTGCCGACCGAGCCGGCCACCCGCGCCATCGCGCGGCGCCTCTATGACGCCGTCGCCGGCCTGCCGATCCTGTCGCCGCACGGCCACACCGATCCGCGCTGGTACGCGACGGACGAGGCTTTCCCCGATCCCGCCACCCTGTTCGTCAAGCCCGACCACTATGTCTTCCGCATGCTCCATTCGCAGGGCGTGCGCCTGGAAGACCTCGGCATCCCGACCCGCGACGGGACGCGGGTCGAGACGGACGGGCGCCGGATCTGGCGCATCTTCGCCCGGCACTGGCATCTCTTCCGCGGCACGCCGACGCGGCTGTGGTTCGAACATGCGCTGGAGCAGATGTTCGGCATCGAGGAGCGGCTCGGCGAGGCCAATGCCGACCGCATCCACGACACCATCGCCGAGGCGCTCGCCAAGCCCGAATTCCGCCCGCGCGCGCTCTATGACCGCTTCGACATCGCGGCGATCGCCACCACGGATGCGGCGCTCGACGACCTCGCCTGGCATGCCGAGATTCGCGCATCGGGCTGGCACGGAAGGGTGATCCCGACCTATCGTCCGGACGCCGTCGTCGATCCCGCACGCACGGATTTCCGTGACAATGTCGAGCGCCTGCTGGCGCTCTGCCAGGCGCCGGCGACCTGGGAGGGTTATCTCGATGCGCACCGGGTCCGCCGCGCCCATTTTCGCGCGCACGGCGCCACCGCCACGGACCACGGCCATCCCACGGCGCGGACGGCGGCGCTCGACACGGCCTCAGCCCGGGCGCTGTTCGAGCGGGTGCTGCGTCCGCCCGTGTCGGCGGCGGACGCCGAGCTGTTCCGCGCCCAGATGCTGACGGAGATGGCCCGCATGAGCCTGGAGGACGGGCTCGTCATGCAGATCCATCCGGGCTCCTGGCGCAACCACAATCCCGGCCTGCTCGACCGCTTCGGTCCGGACATGGGCGCCGACATCCCGACGCCCACAGACTACGTCCAGGCACTGAAGCCCCTGCTCGACATCGTCGGCAACGATCCGCACCTGACCCTGATCCTGTTCACGCTGGACGAAACCGCCTACGGCCGGGAGCTGGCGCCGCTCGCCGGCCATTATCCCTGCCTGCGGCTCGGCCCGCCCTGGTGGTTCTTCGACAGCCCCGAGGGCATCCGCCGCTTCCGCGAGCTGACCACCGAGACCGCCGGCTTCTACAACACGGTCGGCTTCAACGACGACACCCGGGCCTATCTCTCTATTCCCGCACGCCACGACATGGCGCGCCGAGCCGACTGCGCTTTCCTGGCGCGGCTGGTGGCCGACCATCGCCTCGACGAGGACGAAGCACACGAGGTCGCGCACGCCCTGACCCACGGCCTCGTCAAGGACGCCTATCGCCTGTGA
- a CDS encoding cryptochrome/photolyase family protein gives MAGSIVWFRDDLRLADNPALTAAVRTGAPLVCLFVLDDASPGHRRPGAAARWWLHQSLDALADGLEQRGSSLVLRRGPAALVVPQLAREIGAGAVFWNRRYGAAERATDTAIKADLQRSGVEAVSFNGNLLHEPWDIATRDGGAFKVFTPFWRAVLARGEPRRPASAADALARLPAVASDRLYDWALKPVRPDWSGTIAGSWTPGEAGALGALSQFLDDGGPDYADHRDQPDKRATSRLSPHLRFGEISPAQVWHAIRHAEAVGTISGRAAEKFLSELGWREFCYHLLYAAEDLRAVNVQRRFDAFPWRHDEVGLRAWTSGKTGYPLVDAGMRELLRTGWMHNRVRMVAASFLVKHLLIDWRTGEDWFWDTLVDADPASNPASWQWVAGSGADAAPYFRIFNPIAQGERFDPEGAYVRRFVPELARLPDAWIHRPWQAPADVLAEAGVVLGSSYPAPVVDHAAARLRALAALASLDAMA, from the coding sequence ATGGCTGGGTCGATCGTCTGGTTTCGCGACGACCTGCGCCTTGCCGACAATCCCGCCCTGACGGCGGCGGTCCGGACCGGTGCCCCGCTCGTCTGCCTGTTCGTGCTGGACGACGCGTCGCCGGGACACCGCCGCCCCGGCGCGGCCGCGCGGTGGTGGCTGCATCAGTCCCTCGACGCGCTGGCAGACGGGCTGGAGCAGCGCGGCTCGAGCCTGGTGCTGCGCCGCGGGCCGGCCGCGCTGGTCGTGCCGCAGCTGGCGCGCGAGATCGGGGCCGGCGCGGTGTTCTGGAACAGGCGCTATGGCGCGGCGGAGCGTGCCACCGACACCGCCATCAAGGCCGATCTGCAACGCAGCGGCGTGGAGGCCGTGAGCTTCAACGGCAACCTGCTGCACGAGCCATGGGATATCGCGACACGAGACGGCGGCGCGTTCAAGGTGTTCACGCCATTCTGGCGAGCCGTCCTGGCCAGAGGCGAGCCGCGCCGTCCCGCGTCCGCCGCCGATGCCCTCGCCCGCCTCCCCGCGGTCGCCTCCGATCGACTGTACGATTGGGCCCTGAAGCCGGTGAGGCCCGACTGGTCGGGCACGATCGCCGGGTCCTGGACTCCCGGGGAAGCCGGCGCGCTCGGCGCTCTGTCACAATTCTTGGACGACGGCGGCCCAGACTATGCCGACCATCGCGACCAGCCGGACAAGCGGGCCACCTCGCGCCTGTCGCCGCATCTGCGGTTCGGCGAGATCTCGCCGGCCCAGGTCTGGCACGCCATCCGCCACGCCGAGGCTGTCGGCACGATCAGCGGCCGCGCCGCCGAGAAGTTCCTGAGCGAGCTCGGTTGGCGCGAGTTCTGCTATCATCTGCTCTACGCCGCCGAGGATCTGCGCGCGGTCAATGTGCAGCGCCGCTTCGATGCCTTCCCCTGGCGGCACGACGAGGTCGGGCTGCGGGCCTGGACCAGCGGCAAGACCGGCTATCCCCTCGTCGACGCCGGGATGAGGGAGCTGCTGCGGACCGGATGGATGCACAATCGCGTGCGCATGGTGGCTGCGTCCTTCCTGGTCAAGCACCTCCTGATCGACTGGCGCACCGGCGAGGACTGGTTCTGGGACACGCTGGTCGACGCGGACCCCGCCAGCAATCCGGCGAGCTGGCAATGGGTCGCCGGTTCCGGCGCGGATGCCGCTCCTTATTTCCGTATCTTCAATCCCATCGCGCAGGGCGAGAGATTCGATCCGGAAGGGGCCTATGTCCGCCGCTTCGTGCCTGAGCTCGCACGGCTGCCGGACGCCTGGATCCACAGGCCGTGGCAGGCGCCGGCCGACGTGCTCGCCGAAGCCGGCGTCGTGCTGGGCAGCTCCTACCCCGCGCCGGTCGTCGACCATGCGGCGGCGCGCCTCCGGGCGCTCGCCGCGCTCGCCTCGCTCGATGCGATGGCCTGA
- a CDS encoding mechanosensitive ion channel family protein: MRAGTTVLPLALLGLGMPLAVAQDGSSAPVLDGLVADLQSAPGDWTALSERFSAAWWSGDLLRAVTLLLVLLMIAASCELLFWCYAAPALRALQAVPAAAPRQRALIAVEQFALRLFGVALSTGAAFGVTTMMTWPPVVTATAAIVATALAVLRGAGLLADLLLSPRAASRRVWPWPDSTARRVHAHVMAVAVTACLGYAASRLLGEVMAAPHAAEITIALAGVATGLALLVALSAWSRARRRARPAQGRSLADLLPFAAAAVLVAGMLAWIAGAYQAVWTGLILGALGLADFAAGGILHALLRDRPDADEAESRPDAMSLATAYEPVIRRFARFCLALAAFLAILMVWRVNVLMPASSKGPVAMLIDQSINVLVVVLLCDLAWLWVRTFIDRQLRLAPGMGDGEAASRLSTLLPMIRTAVLIVLVGLTTLVALSAIGVNIAPLLAGAGVVGLAIGFGAQTLVRDIITGVFFLIEDAFRVGEYIDVGARKGTVEAISLRSLRLRHQRGALHTVPFGEIKSLSNESRDWSIVKLEFRIPFDTDLALVKKIIKSINAEIMADPELGPNMLEPLKSQGINRFEEYWMVLRVKYTAKPNAYLFMIRREAYHRIRDAFDKAGIKLGERSVKVEMAGRAAIDDIAAAGGAGDFDDRPAPSAS, from the coding sequence GTGAGGGCGGGAACCACCGTCCTCCCGCTCGCCCTGCTCGGCCTCGGCATGCCCCTGGCCGTTGCGCAGGACGGCTCCTCCGCGCCGGTGCTCGACGGCCTCGTCGCCGACCTGCAATCGGCGCCGGGCGACTGGACGGCGCTGTCGGAGCGCTTTTCCGCGGCCTGGTGGAGCGGCGACCTCCTGCGCGCCGTCACGCTGCTCCTGGTGCTGCTGATGATCGCGGCGAGCTGCGAGCTGCTGTTCTGGTGCTACGCCGCACCGGCCCTGCGCGCGCTGCAGGCCGTGCCGGCCGCTGCGCCCCGCCAGCGCGCCCTGATCGCGGTGGAGCAATTCGCCTTGCGCCTGTTCGGGGTGGCGCTGTCCACCGGTGCCGCCTTCGGCGTCACCACGATGATGACGTGGCCGCCGGTGGTGACCGCGACGGCTGCCATCGTGGCCACTGCCCTGGCGGTGCTGCGCGGCGCTGGGCTCCTGGCCGACCTCCTGCTCTCGCCGCGCGCCGCGTCGCGACGGGTCTGGCCCTGGCCCGACTCCACGGCGCGGCGGGTCCATGCCCATGTCATGGCGGTCGCGGTGACCGCCTGCCTCGGCTATGCCGCCAGCCGGCTGCTCGGGGAGGTCATGGCCGCGCCGCATGCCGCCGAGATCACCATCGCTCTCGCCGGGGTCGCGACCGGCCTCGCCCTGCTCGTCGCCCTGTCTGCCTGGTCGCGGGCGCGCCGTCGCGCGCGGCCGGCGCAGGGCCGCAGCCTCGCCGACCTCCTGCCCTTCGCTGCGGCCGCCGTGCTCGTCGCCGGCATGCTCGCCTGGATCGCCGGCGCTTATCAGGCGGTGTGGACCGGCCTGATCCTCGGCGCCCTCGGCCTCGCCGATTTTGCGGCCGGCGGCATCCTGCACGCGCTCCTGCGCGACCGGCCCGATGCCGACGAAGCGGAAAGCCGGCCGGACGCCATGAGCCTCGCCACCGCCTACGAGCCGGTGATCCGCCGCTTTGCCCGATTCTGCCTGGCGCTCGCGGCCTTCCTGGCGATTCTCATGGTCTGGCGCGTCAACGTGCTGATGCCGGCCTCATCGAAGGGACCGGTCGCGATGCTGATCGACCAGTCGATCAACGTGCTTGTGGTCGTGCTGCTCTGCGATCTCGCTTGGCTCTGGGTGCGCACCTTCATCGACCGCCAGCTGCGCCTGGCGCCCGGCATGGGCGACGGCGAGGCGGCCTCGCGCCTCTCCACCCTGCTGCCGATGATCCGCACGGCGGTGCTGATCGTGCTCGTCGGGCTGACGACGCTGGTGGCGCTGTCGGCGATCGGCGTCAACATCGCTCCGCTCCTCGCCGGCGCCGGGGTCGTCGGCCTCGCCATCGGCTTCGGCGCCCAGACCCTGGTGCGCGACATCATCACCGGCGTGTTCTTCCTGATCGAGGACGCATTCCGCGTCGGGGAATATATCGACGTCGGTGCGCGCAAGGGCACGGTGGAGGCGATCTCGCTGCGCTCGCTGCGGCTGCGCCACCAGCGCGGCGCCCTGCACACCGTGCCCTTCGGCGAGATCAAGTCGCTGTCCAACGAGAGCCGCGACTGGTCGATCGTCAAGCTGGAGTTCCGCATCCCCTTCGACACCGACCTGGCGCTGGTCAAGAAGATCATCAAGAGCATCAATGCCGAGATCATGGCCGATCCCGAGCTCGGCCCGAACATGCTGGAACCGCTGAAGAGCCAGGGCATCAACCGGTTCGAGGAATATTGGATGGTGCTCAGGGTCAAGTACACCGCCAAGCCCAATGCCTATCTCTTCATGATCCGCCGCGAGGCCTATCACCGCATCCGCGATGCCTTCGACAAGGCCGGGATCAAGCTCGGCGAGCGCAGCGTCAAGGTCGAGATGGCCGGGCGTGCCGCCATCGACGACATCGCGGCCGCCGGCGGTGCCGGCGACTTCGACGACAGGCCGGCGCCGTCCGCCTCCTGA